Proteins encoded together in one Candidatus Dependentiae bacterium window:
- a CDS encoding family 1 glycosylhydrolase gives MQIFLIITRLFSCIALLFSIVTNSNSGPIFPHGFLKGCALSAYQNGGHINGQSNWSRFENQKTCFNFKHIGFIRPTSVIEGGAKIGRATEFYDRAFDDIKLLKDLGVNAFRFSIEWADYEASEGIFNEKYLDFFERYVDALIENGIKPMITLHHFVHPLWFEQMGGFTKAENIDYFVRYCKRIFNRLGKKVPFWCTINEPTVLSACGYVLGLHPPGRVFQFGLAGHVLFNLLQAHVQVYKELKALPGGQQAQIGIVHQLLTFEPYKHNINALCTQLNLSNPLGALVSRIFTFTFAHHATKEFLKTGIFEYKIPFIGKLPTFSGQMCNVTGYNSDAPQSYDFIGLNFYSRVIIGTAGPTCYSNQVMTDMEYPCAPEWIYDAIVQMSDLGKPIYITEHGIADENDVNRGHFIKVAIDSVYKALQQGYDVRGYFYWTLMDNYEWNDAYTQKFGLYHVDFETQNRTLRTGGSIYRDYFKLCNS, from the coding sequence ATGCAAATTTTTCTTATTATAACTCGCCTTTTTTCCTGTATAGCACTGTTATTCTCAATAGTTACAAATAGTAATAGTGGACCAATTTTTCCTCATGGCTTTCTAAAAGGCTGCGCCCTTTCTGCCTACCAGAATGGTGGCCATATCAATGGACAAAGTAATTGGAGCCGTTTTGAAAACCAAAAAACATGCTTTAACTTTAAACATATTGGCTTCATACGCCCTACATCAGTTATTGAAGGTGGTGCAAAAATTGGCCGTGCAACAGAATTTTATGATCGTGCATTTGATGACATCAAACTCCTTAAGGATCTTGGCGTAAATGCATTCAGATTTTCTATTGAATGGGCAGATTATGAAGCATCAGAAGGTATCTTTAATGAAAAATATTTAGATTTTTTTGAACGATATGTTGATGCATTGATTGAAAATGGCATTAAGCCAATGATTACGCTGCATCACTTTGTACACCCCTTATGGTTTGAGCAAATGGGTGGATTTACTAAAGCAGAAAATATTGATTATTTTGTTCGTTATTGTAAACGTATTTTTAATCGCTTAGGTAAAAAAGTTCCATTTTGGTGCACCATTAATGAGCCAACTGTACTAAGCGCATGTGGCTATGTACTTGGCCTTCATCCTCCCGGGCGTGTTTTTCAGTTTGGCTTGGCAGGGCATGTATTATTTAATTTATTACAAGCGCATGTACAAGTGTATAAAGAATTAAAAGCACTGCCAGGTGGCCAACAAGCACAAATTGGCATTGTGCATCAGCTATTAACTTTTGAGCCATATAAACATAACATCAATGCACTGTGCACACAGTTGAATCTTTCTAACCCACTTGGCGCATTGGTATCTCGTATTTTTACCTTTACATTTGCACATCACGCAACAAAAGAATTTTTAAAAACAGGTATTTTTGAATACAAAATTCCATTTATAGGAAAACTGCCGACATTTTCTGGGCAGATGTGTAATGTGACTGGTTACAACTCTGATGCACCACAATCATATGATTTTATTGGGCTTAACTTTTATTCTCGCGTAATTATTGGTACTGCCGGTCCAACCTGTTATTCAAACCAAGTTATGACAGATATGGAATATCCATGTGCGCCAGAGTGGATATATGATGCAATTGTTCAAATGAGTGATCTGGGTAAACCAATTTATATCACTGAGCATGGCATTGCCGACGAAAATGATGTTAACCGTGGGCACTTTATTAAAGTTGCAATCGATAGTGTCTATAAAGCACTACAGCAGGGGTACGATGTTCGTGGTTATTTTTATTGGACACTTATGGATAACTATGAATGGAACGACGCTTACACGCAAAAGTTCGGATTATATCATGTTGATTTTGAAACACAAAACCGCACCCTACGCACAGGCGGCAGTATTTATCGCGACTACTTCAAGTTATGCAACTCATAG
- a CDS encoding insulinase family protein, with translation MKKCVVFYIGIFLGVFSCDLLANSYMRVESNRNSMEKILKKLVVDKKVLDNGMTVLVNSVHTIPKVSLQIWYNVGAKDEKTGEKGLAHLIEHMIFKGTQELLSESDINVLTHKLSGSCNAFTWYDYTGYLFNLPSHNWEKILPVIADCMSNCSFNDDHLNSEMKAVIQELKMRRDDYGGSLIEDLLTSIFADHPYHYPVIGYKQDLWSVRGKDLKKFYKEHYIPNNATLVVVGDVSSDHVFNIAQKYFGSIKQKSDYKRPSFYYNKDIVSKQVTFYRDVKQSLIVNAFVVPGFYEKVDHIIDLLVLILGSGKASRLYKKLVDELQLVTSISASSWNLFEYGLFIISFEPKRMEDVATIELLINEEIASIVKGGLRDDEMQRAVKKLQMQYYKLLEDMEQQAYKIGESFLATGDENYAFEYLSEPIEQLRKKAQNLVEAYMRPSIMHKGAILPLPKEEKEQWALLQQFSDQEDKKILSERIRYTPVEPPRYALTIEPEKAKKFHFPHARKAELSNGVRVLSYNNNTTPKINLILDLKAKAYYDPEDKQGLYGFVARMLSEGTSKYTATELAHEFESRGMSFSVYPGSIAISMLAQDLPKGLELLYEILTDSIFDEKCIEKVRTQILVDIKNFWDEPYYFAGQLLKEQIYKGHPYSKNSLGTEESIKSITRDDLVEFYKKYISPNGAKISIVGDFSGYNLEKELEQIFGAWIGSSVEDIEFPGLEKTSGQEINHSINRDQVTLCFVGLSINRCDKDYDKLLVFDQILGGGVLGSMSSRLFQLREQTGLFYTINGSLIANVDIEPGMIAVKTIVSVDRLQEAEDAIKETLKGVADTIEKDEFEHAKDAIINSLVNHFESNYSIASVFLFLDKYNLSEDYFDARAQDFEKITITQVKEAVQNVLDVDNLLTLRIGRV, from the coding sequence GTGAAAAAATGTGTAGTTTTTTATATAGGTATTTTTTTAGGTGTTTTTAGTTGTGATTTGTTAGCAAACAGCTATATGCGAGTAGAAAGCAATAGGAATAGTATGGAAAAAATATTAAAGAAACTAGTGGTGGACAAGAAAGTGCTTGATAATGGGATGACTGTATTGGTCAATTCTGTGCATACTATTCCAAAAGTTTCTTTACAAATCTGGTACAATGTTGGTGCAAAAGATGAAAAAACGGGAGAAAAAGGGCTTGCTCATTTAATTGAACATATGATTTTCAAGGGAACGCAAGAATTACTTTCTGAGTCCGATATAAATGTTCTGACACATAAGCTTTCTGGTAGTTGTAATGCCTTTACCTGGTATGACTATACGGGATACTTGTTTAATTTGCCCTCGCATAACTGGGAAAAAATTTTGCCAGTGATTGCTGACTGTATGAGCAATTGCTCTTTTAACGATGATCATCTTAATTCTGAAATGAAAGCAGTAATTCAAGAGTTGAAAATGCGTCGAGATGACTATGGCGGAAGCTTGATTGAAGATTTATTAACTTCTATTTTTGCTGATCATCCATATCATTATCCGGTTATTGGTTATAAACAGGATTTATGGAGTGTGCGCGGTAAGGATCTAAAAAAGTTTTATAAAGAACATTATATACCAAATAACGCAACATTAGTTGTTGTTGGTGATGTTAGCTCTGATCATGTATTTAATATTGCTCAAAAATATTTTGGTAGTATTAAGCAAAAATCAGATTATAAACGTCCATCATTCTATTATAATAAAGATATTGTTTCCAAACAGGTTACGTTCTATCGCGATGTTAAGCAGTCACTTATAGTTAATGCTTTCGTAGTTCCAGGATTTTATGAAAAAGTTGATCATATAATAGATTTATTAGTTTTAATTTTAGGCTCGGGTAAAGCATCTCGCTTGTATAAAAAGTTGGTTGACGAGTTGCAATTGGTAACATCTATCAGTGCTTCGTCTTGGAATTTATTCGAATATGGATTGTTTATTATAAGTTTTGAACCGAAACGTATGGAAGATGTTGCCACAATAGAATTACTGATTAATGAAGAAATAGCTTCTATTGTTAAGGGTGGTTTGCGTGATGATGAAATGCAGCGCGCTGTGAAAAAATTACAAATGCAATATTACAAATTATTAGAAGACATGGAACAACAAGCATATAAAATAGGCGAAAGTTTTTTGGCAACTGGCGATGAAAATTATGCATTTGAGTATTTAAGTGAGCCAATTGAGCAATTAAGGAAAAAAGCACAAAATCTGGTTGAGGCATATATGCGTCCATCTATAATGCACAAGGGCGCTATTTTACCATTACCAAAAGAAGAAAAGGAGCAGTGGGCATTATTACAGCAATTTTCTGATCAAGAAGATAAGAAAATCTTATCGGAAAGAATTCGCTACACGCCGGTTGAGCCACCGCGTTATGCGCTTACTATTGAACCAGAAAAAGCGAAAAAATTTCATTTTCCACATGCCCGAAAAGCCGAGCTTTCAAATGGAGTTAGGGTTTTATCTTATAACAACAATACAACGCCAAAAATTAATCTTATTTTAGATTTAAAAGCAAAAGCATATTATGACCCAGAAGATAAACAGGGGCTTTATGGTTTTGTGGCACGAATGCTTTCTGAGGGAACAAGTAAATATACTGCAACTGAACTTGCGCATGAATTTGAATCACGCGGTATGTCTTTTTCTGTATATCCAGGCTCTATTGCTATAAGTATGCTAGCGCAGGATTTACCTAAAGGGCTTGAGCTGTTATATGAAATACTTACTGATTCAATTTTTGATGAGAAATGTATAGAAAAAGTGCGTACCCAGATTTTAGTAGATATTAAAAATTTTTGGGATGAACCGTATTATTTTGCGGGTCAGTTGTTGAAAGAGCAAATTTATAAGGGGCATCCATATAGCAAAAACTCATTGGGAACAGAAGAGTCAATTAAATCAATTACTCGTGATGATCTAGTGGAGTTTTACAAAAAATATATTAGTCCTAATGGTGCAAAAATATCTATCGTTGGTGATTTCTCTGGTTATAATTTGGAAAAAGAGCTTGAGCAAATATTTGGTGCATGGATTGGAAGTAGTGTTGAAGACATAGAGTTTCCAGGGCTTGAAAAGACGTCGGGGCAAGAAATCAATCATTCAATTAATCGTGATCAGGTCACCCTTTGCTTTGTTGGTCTTTCAATCAATCGTTGCGATAAAGACTACGATAAGCTTTTGGTTTTTGATCAAATTTTAGGAGGCGGCGTGCTTGGCTCTATGAGTTCTCGTTTATTTCAACTACGTGAGCAAACTGGGCTTTTTTATACAATCAACGGATCTTTAATTGCTAACGTTGATATTGAACCGGGAATGATAGCCGTAAAAACAATAGTTTCTGTTGATCGTTTGCAAGAGGCAGAAGATGCGATTAAAGAAACATTAAAAGGTGTAGCAGACACGATTGAAAAAGATGAATTTGAGCATGCCAAGGATGCAATTATAAACTCGTTGGTTAATCATTTTGAATCCAATTATAGTATCGCAAGTGTGTTTCTTTTTTTGGATAAATATAATTTATCAGAGGACTATTTTGATGCTCGAGCGCAAGATTTTGAAAAAATAACAATTACTCAAGTTAAAGAGGCTGTACAAAATGTGCTTGATGTAGATAATTTGCTAACACTTAGAATAGGCAGAGTCTAA
- a CDS encoding A/G-specific adenine glycosylase: MRYLKKNQIKNFQQYIWSFYKKAGRKFIWRYIDDPYKIVVSEIMLQQTQTCRVIEKYKNFIAVFADFKSLASASLLDVLRLWQGLGYNRRGKYLHCIAQKVVNEFDGQLPNCPQILEALPGIGPATASSICAFAFNSPTVFIETNIRAVFIHHFFQYQEKVHDKEIFPLIKLTLDTTNPREWYYALMDYGVMLKKRLPNPNKKSKHYTKQSKFEGSNRQIRGMILKILIKHNSITKSSLFDFINHEKGRVESVFGQLIDEDFIVEKNGKIFFKNLLQNS; encoded by the coding sequence ATGAGATATTTAAAGAAAAACCAAATAAAAAATTTCCAACAGTATATTTGGTCGTTTTACAAAAAAGCGGGCCGTAAATTTATTTGGCGTTATATTGACGACCCATACAAAATTGTTGTTTCAGAAATCATGCTTCAACAAACGCAAACGTGTCGAGTTATTGAAAAATATAAGAATTTTATTGCGGTATTTGCAGATTTTAAGTCACTTGCAAGTGCATCATTGCTTGATGTATTGCGATTGTGGCAAGGGCTTGGATATAATAGGCGTGGCAAGTATTTACACTGTATTGCACAAAAAGTAGTAAATGAGTTTGATGGTCAATTGCCAAATTGTCCGCAAATACTTGAAGCACTCCCTGGTATTGGTCCAGCAACAGCCTCTTCAATTTGTGCATTTGCTTTTAATAGTCCAACTGTATTTATAGAAACAAATATTCGCGCTGTATTTATTCACCACTTTTTTCAGTATCAAGAAAAAGTGCATGATAAAGAAATTTTTCCATTAATTAAATTAACGCTTGATACAACAAATCCACGTGAATGGTATTATGCACTGATGGATTATGGTGTTATGCTCAAAAAAAGGTTACCTAATCCCAACAAAAAAAGTAAACATTACACCAAGCAGTCTAAATTTGAAGGTTCTAACCGACAAATTAGAGGTATGATTTTGAAAATATTAATTAAACATAATAGTATCACAAAAAGTAGCTTATTTGATTTTATTAATCACGAAAAAGGACGGGTTGAAAGTGTTTTTGGGCAACTTATTGATGAAGACTTTATTGTAGAAAAGAATGGTAAGATTTTTTTTAAAAACTTACTTCAAAATTCATAG
- a CDS encoding L-lactate dehydrogenase, protein MKESKIAIIGAGLVGSTIAYTLMLKNVIAEIILVDIDEVRCTGEVLDLSDALAFCETSIVRSGTSQDASLANIIIIAAGKKQEPRQDRSELAQTNKKIVASIINNIKPIREDTIILMVTNPVDVLTHYTQKISGLLHNQVIGSGTYLDTQRLRGLLAKKIGIARQSVDVYILGEHGDSQVPIWSTAHINGSLIKDFIDLNNQKLEQIAQETRRRAYEIIECKGATYYGIASCVTDICEAILFDQKQIFPISCYIKEYDTCLSMPVVLGVHGVESIVPTHLNETEQKQLQESAIKIKKITSTLGI, encoded by the coding sequence ATGAAGGAGTCAAAAATAGCAATTATAGGCGCAGGGCTGGTTGGCTCAACCATTGCTTATACCCTCATGCTTAAAAATGTAATCGCAGAAATAATACTCGTAGATATTGACGAGGTTCGCTGCACAGGTGAGGTGTTAGACTTATCGGATGCTCTAGCCTTTTGTGAAACATCAATAGTGCGTAGCGGTACATCACAAGACGCTAGCCTGGCAAATATTATTATTATCGCTGCTGGAAAAAAACAAGAGCCTAGGCAAGACCGTTCAGAACTTGCACAAACAAACAAAAAAATTGTCGCCTCAATAATAAACAATATTAAACCAATACGAGAAGATACTATTATTTTAATGGTTACTAACCCTGTCGATGTTTTAACACATTACACACAAAAAATAAGTGGCTTACTGCACAATCAAGTTATTGGGTCTGGCACGTATTTGGATACACAGCGATTACGCGGATTACTAGCAAAAAAAATTGGTATCGCTCGTCAATCAGTTGATGTATATATTTTAGGTGAACATGGCGACTCACAAGTTCCTATTTGGTCAACTGCGCATATTAATGGTTCTTTGATTAAAGATTTTATCGATTTAAATAACCAAAAATTAGAACAAATTGCACAAGAAACGCGCAGGCGCGCATATGAAATAATAGAATGCAAAGGAGCAACGTATTATGGTATAGCAAGCTGTGTAACTGATATTTGCGAAGCAATTCTGTTTGATCAGAAACAAATTTTTCCCATTTCTTGCTATATCAAAGAATACGACACGTGCTTAAGCATGCCGGTTGTTCTTGGCGTACATGGTGTAGAATCAATTGTACCAACACACTTAAATGAAACTGAGCAAAAACAATTACAAGAATCCGCAATAAAAATAAAAAAAATTACAAGCACATTAGGTATATAA